In Nomia melanderi isolate GNS246 chromosome 4, iyNomMela1, whole genome shotgun sequence, the following are encoded in one genomic region:
- the LOC116428310 gene encoding uncharacterized protein LOC116428310 isoform X2, which produces MIQPQTIVLLLIGVLGAASGGASASSNAAAFASSSANAFAGGLGVPGTGHEGHKGIRSYDDSGYANDNEGYQGQPGSGKKNRGSDCSKCKWESDDYWEKEEDEQEPEEEPDDECDDGDDGQYRPHGHDHGHGKTPGQGIQKFGAPGAGQAPWTGSSAGPVKGGPPGGLSPTSGSPWSGSPAKGGHGVGPYPGQPNYQNNQQPNKQPNYQNNQQPNKQPNYQPNQQPNNQQPSNQPGGGWNSKPETGSPCSGQPGSSCGSQGPAGVGPVKQAPVPFGTPVYSSGPVGGYNQQGPSPGCAGGSGACGGKPGDQSRPGSPVGSPYGGQPGSGFPQGNTGYQPHGAAPGGPGGSGGCGGPGSAGSPGCYGGSGGPGSPGSPGKPGSPGGYGGPGGPGGSPGSPGSPGGPGGSGRPGSPGSYGGPGSPGGPGGPGSCGTPGSPGCYGSSGSPGGPGGPGGSGKPGSPGSPGNYGGPGSPGGPGSCGTPGSPGCYGGSGGPGGLGGPGGSGKPGSPGSYGGPGSPGSPGSPGGPGSCGTPGSPGCYGGSGKPGSPGSYGGPGSPGSPGSHGGPGSPGSPGSYGGPGSPGGPGSCGTPGSPGCYGGSGGPGSPGGPGGSGKPGSPGGYGGPGSPGSPGSPGSCGTPGSPGCYGGPGSPGSPGSPGSPSSPGNPNQPTNPWQPGGTAIANAGAFAGAHSGPGGPAPGTGPNAGRPGSPSGTSPYGGPAPGSGPNAGRPGSPSGTSPYGGPAPGSGPNAGRPGSPSGTSPYGGPAPGSGPNAGHPGSPSGTSPYGGPAPGSGPNAGHPGSPSGTGPYGGQKPQPGVKGGPSGGNSGPSTYGQNPYDDDKKPDSGNKPQWPGSPAGKPGTDQGSHSPKDDKGHPKPTPGRGRPRPNDDDSKIFHINVIPAQGGPGGVKPHGTTKAPFDSTKSPFGSGPSDTANPANQPNLHGQPNAQKPGYQPGPQGGPGTTKAPYQPGPFESGTTKAPYQPGPFGAGTTKPSYQPGPHDGPGAATPSYQPGPFGAGTTKPSYQPGPHDGPGAATPSYQPGPFGTSGPTKPGYQPGAPDGSGITKVPYQPGPFGTSGPTKPGYQPGAPDGSGPTKVPYQPGPFGAGTTKAPYQPGPFGAGTTKPSYQPGPHDGPGAATPSYQPGPYGSAPADKPSYQNPFLRPGATPNGPQPGAAGNTGPAGTSSPANQGPTSGSGGCSSQSCGGGSGCSSQSCGGGSGSGCGRSPDHKPCDGDNGCGGSSGHSPCSGGSPPPGIQKVLPVDLSQIPQSPQGSFPTGSGAAPGSGNNGPGCAYGQPGCQPGSPGTAGHAAPGSYPSNPFLNGMVPIPVSSAGSPQPAPSKPIGLGNPFLSGSSAPVPAGGANSFAGAGTWPSGGSGSPFPGSGGINKNNPFLGSGAPSSSPDSDSQIPLSPDASQSHISPGFGAGSLGSSPFGAYPNSLASGPDDSQKHLPSNHGSGSGGGVGLGADGNSGHAAGFSGAFSGAFGGAQAGSFASSSAGSFAGAGPQADFGHANGAGWGGAGSLAGGGPWASSGASAFASSSATSWSGAAPHHVKG; this is translated from the exons ATGATCCAGCCCCAGACGATCGTCCTGCTTCTGATCGGCGTGCTCGGCGCTGCGTCGG GCGGCGCTTCCGCATCCTCGAACGCGGCTGCTTTCGCCTCGAGCAGCGCGAACGCGTTCGCCGGCGGCCTGGGCGTCCCTGGGACGGGCCACGAAGGGCACAAAGGAATCCGGAGCTACGACGACAGCGGATACGCGAACGACAATGAAGGTTACCAGGGTCAGCCTGGGTCAGGCAAGAAGAACCGCGGCAGCGACTGCTCCAAGTGTAAGTGGGAGAGTGACGACTActgggagaaggaggaggacgAACAGGAACCGGAAGAGGAGCCTGACGATGAGTGTGACGATGGGGATGATGGACAGTATAGGCCGCATGGGCATGATCATGGGCACGGAAAGACACCAGGTCAGGGTATACAGAAATTCGGTGCGCCGGGCGCGGGCCAAGCGCCGTGGACCGGAAGTTCGGCTGGTCCCGTCAAAGGAGGACCTCCTGGGGGTTTGAGTCCGACGTCTGGTTCGCCTTGGAGCGGATCACCGGCGAAAGGTGGTCATGGGGTTGGACCATATCCTGGGCAACCGAATTACCAGAATAATCAACAGCCGAATAAACAACCGAATTACCAGAATAATCAGCAGCCGAATAAACAACCGAATTACCAGCCTAATCAACAACCGAATAATCAACAGCCGAGTAATCAGCCAGGCGGAGGCTGGAACAGTAAGCCAGAAACTGGTTCTCCGTGTTCCGGTCAGCCCGGGTCAAGCTGCGGGAGTCAAG GTCCCGCCGGTGTTGGACCCGTGAAGCAGGCGCCGGTGCCGTTTGGTACACCGGTGTATTCGTCAGGTCCCGTAGGAGGGTATAATCAACAGGGACCGTCGCCTGGATGCGCTGGTGGTTCTGGTGCTTGTGGAGGCAAACCTGGCGACCAGTCTAGACCGGGGTCGCCCGTTGGTTCACCGTACGGTGGACAACCGGGGAGTGGTTTTCCTCAAGGTAACACCGGTTATCAGCCTCATGGTGCTGCCCCGGGAGGTCCAGGAGGTTCTGGAGGTTGTGGAGGTCCAGGGAGTGCAGGAAGTCCTGGGTGTTATGGAGGTTCGGGTGGACCAGGAAGTCCAGGAAGTCCAGGAAAACCAGGAAGCCCCGGAGGTTATGGTGGTCCAGGAGGTCCAGGAGGAAGTCCAGGAAGTCCAGGAAGTCCAGGAGGTCCAGGAGGTTCGGGAAGACCAGGGAGCCCCGGAAGTTATGGAGGTCCAGGTAGCCCAGGAGGACCAGGAGGTCCTGGAAGTTGTGGAACTCCAGGGAGTCCTGGTTGTTATGGAAGTTCAGGAAGTCCAGGAGGTCCAGGAGGTCCAGGAGGTTCAGGAAAACCAGGAAGTCCAGGCAGTCCCGGAAATTATGGAGGTCCAGGAAGCCCAGGAGGTCCTGGAAGTTGTGGAACTCCAGGGAGTCCTGGTTGTTATGGAGGTTCAGGAGGACCAGGAGGTCTAGGAGGTCCAGGAGGTTCTGGAAAACCAGGGAGCCCCGGAAGTTATGGAGGTCCAGGTAGTCCAGGGAGTCCCGGAAGTCCAGGAGGTCCTGGAAGTTGTGGAACTCCAGGGAGTCCTGGTTGTTATGGAGGTTCAGGAAAACCAGGAAGCCCCGGAAGTTATGGAGGTCCAGGTAGTCCAGGAAGTCCCGGAAGTCATGGAGGTCCAGGAAGTCCAGGGAGTCCCGGAAGTTATGGAGGTCCAGGAAGCCCAGGAGGTCCTGGAAGTTGTGGAACTCCAGGGAGTCCTGGTTGTTATGGAGGTTCAGGAGGACCAGGAAGTCCAGGAGGTCCAGGAGGTTCTGGAAAACCAGGAAGCCCCGGAGGTTATGGAGGTCCAGGAAGTCCAGGGAGTCCCGGAAGTCCCGGAAGTTGTGGAACTCCAGGGAGTCCTGGTTGTTATGGAGGGCCCGGAAGTCCAGGCAGTCCAGGCAGTCCAGGATCGCCCAGTAGTCCAGGAAATCCAAATCAGCCAACCAATCCTTGGCAACCCGGGGGTACCGCAATCGCGAATGCTGGTGCCTTTGCCGGAGCTCATTCCGGACCAGGAGGACCAGCTCCCGGAACTGGACCAAACGCAGGACGCCCTGGATCTCCGAGCGGTACTAGCCCTTATGGAGGACCAGCTCCCGGAAGTGGACCAAACGCAGGACGCCCTGGATCACCCAGTGGTACTAGCCCTTACGGAGGACCAGCTCCCGGAAGTGGACCAAACGCAGGACGCCCTGGATCACCGAGCGGTACTAGCCCTTACGGAGGACCAGCTCCCGGAAGTGGACCAAACGCAGGACACCCTGGATCTCCGAGTGGTACTAGCCCTTACGGAGGACCAGCTCCCGGAAGTGGACCAAACGCTGGACACCCTGGATCACCAAGTGGTACTGGCCCTTACGGAGGACAGAAGCCACAGCCTGGCGTAAAAGGAGGTCCCTCTGGAGGTAATTCAGGACCGAGTACCTACGGACAAAACCCATACGATGACGACAAGAAGCCAGACTCCGGTAACAAACCGCAATGGCCCGGATCACCGGCTGGTAAACCTGGTACCGATCAGGGAAGCCACAGTCCAAAGGATGACAAAGGACACCCGAAACCAACTCCAGGTCGCGGCCGTCCACGTCCAAATGACGACGACAGCAAGATCTTCCACATAAACGTGATTCCTGCTCAGGGTGGTCCGGGTGGCGTGAAACCTCACGGTACCACGAAAGCGCCTTTCGATTCAACTAAATCTCCATTCGGTAGTGGACCCTCTGACACTGCGAACCCTGCGAATCAGCCGAATCTTCACGGTCAACCAAATGCGCAAAAGCCTGGCTACCAACCTGGTCCTCAAGGAGGACCTGGTACCACGAAAGCTCCTTACCAACCTGGACCATTTGAATCAGGTACCACGAAAGCTCCTTACCAACCTGGACCATTTGGAGCAGGGACCACGAAACCAAGTTATCAACCTGGTCCTCATGATGGACCAGGCGCAGCAACGCCAAGCTACCAACCTGGACCATTTGGAGCAGGGACCACCAAACCAAGTTATCAACCTGGTCCTCACGATGGACCAGGTGCAGCAACGCCGAGCTACCAACCTGGACCATTTGGAACCTCAGGACCCACGAAACCAGGTTATCAACCTGGTGCTCCTGATGGATCTGGTATCACGAAAGTTCCTTACCAACCTGGACCATTTGGAACCTCAGGACCCACGAAACCAGGTTATCAACCTGGTGCTCCTGATGGATCTGGTCCCACGAAAGTTCCTTACCAACCTGGACCATTTGGAGCAGGTACCACGAAAGCTCCTTACCAACCTGGACCATTTGGAGCAGGGACCACGAAACCAAGTTATCAACCTGGTCCTCATGATGGACCAGGCGCAGCAACGCCAAGCTACCAACCTGGACCTTACGGAAGTGCTCCGGCCGACAAGCCATCGTACCAAAACCCATTCCTTAGGCCAGGCGCAACACCGAATGGACCGCAGCCTGGAGCTGCAGGAAACACCGGTCCCGCAGGAACGTCGAGTCCCGCAAACCAGGGTCCTACCAGTGGATCAGGCGGCTGTTCCAGTCAAAGCTGCGGAGGCGGAAGCGGCTGTTCCAGTCAAAGTTGCGGAGGCGGAAGCGGAAGCGGCTGCGGTCGATCCCCGGATCACAAACCTTGCGATGGCGACAACGGATGCGGTGGATCCTCCGGCCACTCGCCTTGCAGCGGAGGAAGCCCTCCACCCGGAATTCAGAAGGTTCTTCCTGTCGACCTCTCTCAGATTCCCCAGTCTCCCCAGGGTAGCTTCCCCACGGGAAGCGGCGCTGCTCCTGGAAGTGGAAACAATGGTCCTGGATGCGCGTACGGCCAACCTGGCTGCCAACCTGGATCCCCAGGGACCGCGGGACACGCTGCGCCTGGATCTTACCCGAGCAATCCTTTCTTGAACGGAATGGTGCCAATTCCTGTCTCTTCAGCAG GTTCACCGCAGCCAGCCCCGAGCAAGCCAATAGGCCTTGGCAACCCCTTCCTCAGCGGCTCGTCAGCGCCCGTCCCAGCCGGCGGCGCGAATTCGTTCGCAGGAGCAGGAACATGGCCGTCCGGAGGTTCCGGAAGTCCCTTCCCAGGCAGCGGAGGAATCAACAAGAATAACCCGTTCCTTGGATCAGGAGCACCTTCTTCTTCACCTGACAGCGACAGCCAGATCCCACTGTCACCAGACGCAAGTCAGTCGCACATCTCACCAGGATTCGGAGCAGGATCCTTAGGCTCGAGTCCTTTCGGCGCTTACCCGAACTCGCTTGCGAGCGGGCCAGACGACAGTCAGAAGCATCTTCCAAGCAATCACGGCTCCGGAAGCGGAGGAGGCGTCGGCCTCGGTGCGGACGGAAATTCTGGACACGCGGCAGGATTCTCCGGCGCGTTCTCCGGCGCGTTCGGCGGAGCGCAAGCCGGCAGCTTCGCGAGCTCCAGCGCCGGTTCCTTCGCCGGAGCAG GTCCACAAGCTGATTTCGGCCATGCGAACGGCGCAGGTTGGGGCGGCGCCGGAAGCCTCGCCGGAGGCGGTCCCTGGGCCTCGAGCGGTGCGTCCGCTTTCGCGAGCAGCAGCGCTACCA GTTGGTCTGGCGCCGCGCCCCATCACGTGAAAGGATAA
- the LOC116428310 gene encoding uncharacterized protein LOC116428310 isoform X3 has product MIQPQTIVLLLIGVLGAASGARATGSGSLAFGGASASSNAAAFASSSANAFAGGLGVPGTGHEGHKGIRSYDDSGYANDNEGYQGQPGSGKKNRGSDCSKCKWESDDYWEKEEDEQEPEEEPDDECDDGDDGQYRPHGHDHGHGKTPGQGIQKFGAPGAGQAPWTGSSAGPVKGGPPGGLSPTSGSPWSGSPAKGGHGVGPYPGQPNYQNNQQPNKQPNYQNNQQPNKQPNYQPNQQPNNQQPSNQPGGGWNSKPETGSPCSGQPGSSCGSQGPAGVGPVKQAPVPFGTPVYSSGPVGGYNQQGPSPGCAGGSGACGGKPGDQSRPGSPVGSPYGGQPGSGFPQGNTGYQPHGAAPGGPGGSGGCGGPGSAGSPGCYGGSGGPGSPGSPGKPGSPGGYGGPGGPGGSPGSPGSPGGPGGPGGSGKPGSPGSPGNYGGPGSPGGPGSCGTPGSPGCYGGSGGPGGLGGPGGSGKPGSPGSYGGPGSPGSPGSPGGPGSCGTPGSPGCYGGSGKPGSPGSYGGPGSPGSPGSHGGPGSPGSPGSYGGPGSPGGPGSCGTPGSPGCYGGSGGPGSPGGPGGSGKPGSPGGYGGPGSPGSPGSPGSCGTPGSPGCYGGPGSPGSPGSPGSPSSPGNPNQPTNPWQPGGTAIANAGAFAGAHSGPGGPAPGTGPNAGRPGSPSGTSPYGGPAPGSGPNAGRPGSPSGTSPYGGPAPGSGPNAGRPGSPSGTSPYGGPAPGSGPNAGHPGSPSGTSPYGGPAPGSGPNAGHPGSPSGTGPYGGQKPQPGVKGGPSGGNSGPSTYGQNPYDDDKKPDSGNKPQWPGSPAGKPGTDQGSHSPKDDKGHPKPTPGRGRPRPNDDDSKIFHINVIPAQGGPGGVKPHGTTKAPFDSTKSPFGSGPSDTANPANQPNLHGQPNAQKPGYQPGPQGGPGTTKAPYQPGPFESGTTKAPYQPGPFGAGTTKPSYQPGPHDGPGAATPSYQPGPFGAGTTKPSYQPGPHDGPGAATPSYQPGPFGTSGPTKPGYQPGAPDGSGITKVPYQPGPFGTSGPTKPGYQPGAPDGSGPTKVPYQPGPFGAGTTKAPYQPGPFGAGTTKPSYQPGPHDGPGAATPSYQPGPYGSAPADKPSYQNPFLRPGATPNGPQPGAAGNTGPAGTSSPANQGPTSGSGGCSSQSCGGGSGCSSQSCGGGSGSGCGRSPDHKPCDGDNGCGGSSGHSPCSGGSPPPGIQKVLPVDLSQIPQSPQGSFPTGSGAAPGSGNNGPGCAYGQPGCQPGSPGTAGHAAPGSYPSNPFLNGMVPIPVSSAGSPQPAPSKPIGLGNPFLSGSSAPVPAGGANSFAGAGTWPSGGSGSPFPGSGGINKNNPFLGSGAPSSSPDSDSQIPLSPDASQSHISPGFGAGSLGSSPFGAYPNSLASGPDDSQKHLPSNHGSGSGGGVGLGADGNSGHAAGFSGAFSGAFGGAQAGSFASSSAGSFAGAGPQADFGHANGAGWGGAGSLAGGGPWASSGASAFASSSATSWSGAAPHHVKG; this is encoded by the exons ATGATCCAGCCCCAGACGATCGTCCTGCTTCTGATCGGCGTGCTCGGCGCTGCGTCGG GAGCTCGCGCCACTGGCAGCGGCAGCCTCGCGTTCG GCGGCGCTTCCGCATCCTCGAACGCGGCTGCTTTCGCCTCGAGCAGCGCGAACGCGTTCGCCGGCGGCCTGGGCGTCCCTGGGACGGGCCACGAAGGGCACAAAGGAATCCGGAGCTACGACGACAGCGGATACGCGAACGACAATGAAGGTTACCAGGGTCAGCCTGGGTCAGGCAAGAAGAACCGCGGCAGCGACTGCTCCAAGTGTAAGTGGGAGAGTGACGACTActgggagaaggaggaggacgAACAGGAACCGGAAGAGGAGCCTGACGATGAGTGTGACGATGGGGATGATGGACAGTATAGGCCGCATGGGCATGATCATGGGCACGGAAAGACACCAGGTCAGGGTATACAGAAATTCGGTGCGCCGGGCGCGGGCCAAGCGCCGTGGACCGGAAGTTCGGCTGGTCCCGTCAAAGGAGGACCTCCTGGGGGTTTGAGTCCGACGTCTGGTTCGCCTTGGAGCGGATCACCGGCGAAAGGTGGTCATGGGGTTGGACCATATCCTGGGCAACCGAATTACCAGAATAATCAACAGCCGAATAAACAACCGAATTACCAGAATAATCAGCAGCCGAATAAACAACCGAATTACCAGCCTAATCAACAACCGAATAATCAACAGCCGAGTAATCAGCCAGGCGGAGGCTGGAACAGTAAGCCAGAAACTGGTTCTCCGTGTTCCGGTCAGCCCGGGTCAAGCTGCGGGAGTCAAG GTCCCGCCGGTGTTGGACCCGTGAAGCAGGCGCCGGTGCCGTTTGGTACACCGGTGTATTCGTCAGGTCCCGTAGGAGGGTATAATCAACAGGGACCGTCGCCTGGATGCGCTGGTGGTTCTGGTGCTTGTGGAGGCAAACCTGGCGACCAGTCTAGACCGGGGTCGCCCGTTGGTTCACCGTACGGTGGACAACCGGGGAGTGGTTTTCCTCAAGGTAACACCGGTTATCAGCCTCATGGTGCTGCCCCGGGAGGTCCAGGAGGTTCTGGAGGTTGTGGAGGTCCAGGGAGTGCAGGAAGTCCTGGGTGTTATGGAGGTTCGGGTGGACCAGGAAGTCCAGGAAGTCCAGGAAAACCAGGAAGCCCCGGAGGTTATGGTGGTCCAGGAGGTCCAGGAGGAAGTCCAGGAAGTCCAGGAAGTCCAGGAGGTCCAGGAG GTCCAGGAGGTTCAGGAAAACCAGGAAGTCCAGGCAGTCCCGGAAATTATGGAGGTCCAGGAAGCCCAGGAGGTCCTGGAAGTTGTGGAACTCCAGGGAGTCCTGGTTGTTATGGAGGTTCAGGAGGACCAGGAGGTCTAGGAGGTCCAGGAGGTTCTGGAAAACCAGGGAGCCCCGGAAGTTATGGAGGTCCAGGTAGTCCAGGGAGTCCCGGAAGTCCAGGAGGTCCTGGAAGTTGTGGAACTCCAGGGAGTCCTGGTTGTTATGGAGGTTCAGGAAAACCAGGAAGCCCCGGAAGTTATGGAGGTCCAGGTAGTCCAGGAAGTCCCGGAAGTCATGGAGGTCCAGGAAGTCCAGGGAGTCCCGGAAGTTATGGAGGTCCAGGAAGCCCAGGAGGTCCTGGAAGTTGTGGAACTCCAGGGAGTCCTGGTTGTTATGGAGGTTCAGGAGGACCAGGAAGTCCAGGAGGTCCAGGAGGTTCTGGAAAACCAGGAAGCCCCGGAGGTTATGGAGGTCCAGGAAGTCCAGGGAGTCCCGGAAGTCCCGGAAGTTGTGGAACTCCAGGGAGTCCTGGTTGTTATGGAGGGCCCGGAAGTCCAGGCAGTCCAGGCAGTCCAGGATCGCCCAGTAGTCCAGGAAATCCAAATCAGCCAACCAATCCTTGGCAACCCGGGGGTACCGCAATCGCGAATGCTGGTGCCTTTGCCGGAGCTCATTCCGGACCAGGAGGACCAGCTCCCGGAACTGGACCAAACGCAGGACGCCCTGGATCTCCGAGCGGTACTAGCCCTTATGGAGGACCAGCTCCCGGAAGTGGACCAAACGCAGGACGCCCTGGATCACCCAGTGGTACTAGCCCTTACGGAGGACCAGCTCCCGGAAGTGGACCAAACGCAGGACGCCCTGGATCACCGAGCGGTACTAGCCCTTACGGAGGACCAGCTCCCGGAAGTGGACCAAACGCAGGACACCCTGGATCTCCGAGTGGTACTAGCCCTTACGGAGGACCAGCTCCCGGAAGTGGACCAAACGCTGGACACCCTGGATCACCAAGTGGTACTGGCCCTTACGGAGGACAGAAGCCACAGCCTGGCGTAAAAGGAGGTCCCTCTGGAGGTAATTCAGGACCGAGTACCTACGGACAAAACCCATACGATGACGACAAGAAGCCAGACTCCGGTAACAAACCGCAATGGCCCGGATCACCGGCTGGTAAACCTGGTACCGATCAGGGAAGCCACAGTCCAAAGGATGACAAAGGACACCCGAAACCAACTCCAGGTCGCGGCCGTCCACGTCCAAATGACGACGACAGCAAGATCTTCCACATAAACGTGATTCCTGCTCAGGGTGGTCCGGGTGGCGTGAAACCTCACGGTACCACGAAAGCGCCTTTCGATTCAACTAAATCTCCATTCGGTAGTGGACCCTCTGACACTGCGAACCCTGCGAATCAGCCGAATCTTCACGGTCAACCAAATGCGCAAAAGCCTGGCTACCAACCTGGTCCTCAAGGAGGACCTGGTACCACGAAAGCTCCTTACCAACCTGGACCATTTGAATCAGGTACCACGAAAGCTCCTTACCAACCTGGACCATTTGGAGCAGGGACCACGAAACCAAGTTATCAACCTGGTCCTCATGATGGACCAGGCGCAGCAACGCCAAGCTACCAACCTGGACCATTTGGAGCAGGGACCACCAAACCAAGTTATCAACCTGGTCCTCACGATGGACCAGGTGCAGCAACGCCGAGCTACCAACCTGGACCATTTGGAACCTCAGGACCCACGAAACCAGGTTATCAACCTGGTGCTCCTGATGGATCTGGTATCACGAAAGTTCCTTACCAACCTGGACCATTTGGAACCTCAGGACCCACGAAACCAGGTTATCAACCTGGTGCTCCTGATGGATCTGGTCCCACGAAAGTTCCTTACCAACCTGGACCATTTGGAGCAGGTACCACGAAAGCTCCTTACCAACCTGGACCATTTGGAGCAGGGACCACGAAACCAAGTTATCAACCTGGTCCTCATGATGGACCAGGCGCAGCAACGCCAAGCTACCAACCTGGACCTTACGGAAGTGCTCCGGCCGACAAGCCATCGTACCAAAACCCATTCCTTAGGCCAGGCGCAACACCGAATGGACCGCAGCCTGGAGCTGCAGGAAACACCGGTCCCGCAGGAACGTCGAGTCCCGCAAACCAGGGTCCTACCAGTGGATCAGGCGGCTGTTCCAGTCAAAGCTGCGGAGGCGGAAGCGGCTGTTCCAGTCAAAGTTGCGGAGGCGGAAGCGGAAGCGGCTGCGGTCGATCCCCGGATCACAAACCTTGCGATGGCGACAACGGATGCGGTGGATCCTCCGGCCACTCGCCTTGCAGCGGAGGAAGCCCTCCACCCGGAATTCAGAAGGTTCTTCCTGTCGACCTCTCTCAGATTCCCCAGTCTCCCCAGGGTAGCTTCCCCACGGGAAGCGGCGCTGCTCCTGGAAGTGGAAACAATGGTCCTGGATGCGCGTACGGCCAACCTGGCTGCCAACCTGGATCCCCAGGGACCGCGGGACACGCTGCGCCTGGATCTTACCCGAGCAATCCTTTCTTGAACGGAATGGTGCCAATTCCTGTCTCTTCAGCAG GTTCACCGCAGCCAGCCCCGAGCAAGCCAATAGGCCTTGGCAACCCCTTCCTCAGCGGCTCGTCAGCGCCCGTCCCAGCCGGCGGCGCGAATTCGTTCGCAGGAGCAGGAACATGGCCGTCCGGAGGTTCCGGAAGTCCCTTCCCAGGCAGCGGAGGAATCAACAAGAATAACCCGTTCCTTGGATCAGGAGCACCTTCTTCTTCACCTGACAGCGACAGCCAGATCCCACTGTCACCAGACGCAAGTCAGTCGCACATCTCACCAGGATTCGGAGCAGGATCCTTAGGCTCGAGTCCTTTCGGCGCTTACCCGAACTCGCTTGCGAGCGGGCCAGACGACAGTCAGAAGCATCTTCCAAGCAATCACGGCTCCGGAAGCGGAGGAGGCGTCGGCCTCGGTGCGGACGGAAATTCTGGACACGCGGCAGGATTCTCCGGCGCGTTCTCCGGCGCGTTCGGCGGAGCGCAAGCCGGCAGCTTCGCGAGCTCCAGCGCCGGTTCCTTCGCCGGAGCAG GTCCACAAGCTGATTTCGGCCATGCGAACGGCGCAGGTTGGGGCGGCGCCGGAAGCCTCGCCGGAGGCGGTCCCTGGGCCTCGAGCGGTGCGTCCGCTTTCGCGAGCAGCAGCGCTACCA GTTGGTCTGGCGCCGCGCCCCATCACGTGAAAGGATAA